One region of Oncorhynchus mykiss isolate Arlee chromosome 8, USDA_OmykA_1.1, whole genome shotgun sequence genomic DNA includes:
- the tyw3 gene encoding LOW QUALITY PROTEIN: tRNA wybutosine-synthesizing protein 3 homolog (The sequence of the model RefSeq protein was modified relative to this genomic sequence to represent the inferred CDS: inserted 1 base in 1 codon): MSARKEDISHIVSAINNSAYYFTTSSCSGRILLIDGHSLAINSGFRNSGLTVDKKGKIITAVRSTHXSVPLSHKGQVLVKEDYIYFLVEVANQKMEENVKQIERFYEWLQSALQPAEPQSPSRQETEEKSVYKQRRKRGQTNV; the protein is encoded by the exons ATGTCAGCAAGAAAGGAGGACATCTCACATATTGTTTCTGCCATAAACAACTCAGCCTATTATTTCACCACCAGCTCCTGTTCTGGAAGGATTCTTCTCATAGATGGG CACTCTTTGGCAATAAACTCTGGCTTTAGAAACTCTGGATTGACTGTAGACAAGAAGGGCAAAATCATAACG GCAGTCCGAAGTACCC GGTCTGTTCCACTGAGCCACAAAGGACAGGTCCTGGTGAAGGAGGACTACATCTACTTCCTGGTGGAAGTAGCCAATCAGAAAATGGAGGAAAATGTCAAACAAATTGAGAG GTTCTACGAGTGGCTACAGTCTGCTTTGCAACCAGCTGAACCTCAAAGCCCAAGTAGACAGGAGACGGAGGAGAAATCTGTTTACAAGCAACGGAGGAAAAGAGGACAGACAAACGTTTaa